The stretch of DNA GATTGCTTACCAGGTGCAATGTAGCCGTAAGAACCAACAACTGCAGACATTGATTTAGACTTTGAGATATCAATTAGCTTGGCCAAACCGAAATCACCAACATGAGCTTCAAATTCATGATCAATAAGTATGTTATTGGACTTGATGTCGCGGTGAATAATCCTAGGCTTGCAATCATGGTGCAAATAAGAGAGTCCATGTGCAGTTCCTAGAGCAATCTGAAACCTGGAATACCAATCAAGACTAGAGGAAGATTCGCCATGAAGTAACTCTCCCAAACTACCCTTTTCCATGTACTCATAAAGTAGCATATTTGAGTCACTGTAGTTGCAGAAACCATATAATTTCACAATATTTCTATGCCTTATTTTTCAACAGTTTCCAATTTATATTGAGACCAAGAACCTGCAAACTTGAACAGTTTCCAATTTCCTTTGGTATAAAACCAGAGAAAGTGTTTTGAGACAGGTTAAGGTGAAGCAAGTGAACCAAACCACCAATGCTGGAAGACAAAGAGCCAGAGAGATTCATTGCATGCAAGTCAAGAGATTCAACTACTGGATCGATGTCATTGTTGCAGATGACACCTTTCCAACCGCAAGGTGTTGAATCACTTGAATTCCAATTCTGAAGATGATTGTATTTGTCAAACAATCTCACTTTTATGTCCATAAGATATTTTCCATCTGCATTAAGCTCTtcagatagagaaaaaacaagAGTAAATATCAACAACATCACAAACAATGCATATACATTCCTCTCCATAGTTGCACATGCAAATTATGCACAAGGTTCTATTAGAGGTGAAGTgcttactatttttattttttctcttggAAGAAAAAAGAACTGAAGAAGCACTAGAAGATTCATTAAAACAGACAAATTTTTAAGGAATATTGAGAAGAGGAATGACACTTGCCATAATATTGGGAAGGTACATAGAGTGTTGTGGAATCAATTGGCAACATGCTAAAATAATATTGATTAGTGGTAAAAATGGATTAGATAGCATATAAGCATATTGATGATTGGTGGACAAATGAAGCATTCAAAGATCCCAGCACAGCAGCCTATATATCATCaccggaaaaaaaaattggaagtcTAATCCTATTGTAATTTTTGATGTATTCCAGTACCAATATGTATATTCTATATCGTATTCTAGATATTCGACATGGGATGTTATACATTGGCTGTTTTTCATTCTATTATGATCTTTTCCATTATCACATATAACCTTTCCTGCATaagtataattaataatattttactttatAAATCCATTATGTATTAAGTTGATCCATGAAATCAAACAAAGAAGTTAAGAGTCTTACATTCAGCAATAATGCAGTGTCCAGGGCATAAGCATCCTTAAAAGTCACATATGCAATAGACTCATAATCACTGGATCTgcatcattattaaaaaaagtcattttttcAGTTAGTTCCAAGAATCTACGACGATACTAtaaagtaaattaatttttctaccATCTAGGCCTTCCAACTTACCACAAGCAATCCTTTTATTCAATAGCAATATGAAATAAAGTCAACTCAAGACTAAATCAGGAACAAATGCaaaagaattttcaattttgaacaTTAAGCAGTACCATGCACATTAAACTCAAAAGGTTTCATTTTGACTTGCAGAAAATTTATCAATCAGTAATTAAGGTCAAGTAACATTACCTTATTACGTCGACACGCTCAATTACACCACAGTATCCAAAAAAATTGTGTACATCAGATTCTGTAGCTCTTGGAGATAAGTTTGTAATTGCAGCAGTATAACCACCAGGATACATAATTGTCAAGTGATCGAAGATTCTCAAAATGGAAAAACGGAACCAGATTCCACAAACTTGCAGAAAGCAAATCAACTCAAGTCAAAACTTTGATACCTGATATGAACAACAAAAGAGAGTGATTCTGCAAGAAACATTTATGTCAATTAAGAAACTGATAATAAAAAGGAACATGTCTTTTCCTTTGATTGCTTCAATTGTGAGACAATGCATTGTTAGAACACACAATGAAGATATGCAACAGACCAGCTTTGCCGTGAAGGATATGAAACCTTTTAAATATCATTTAGGAGCAATCACTTAAATGAATCACTTAAACTTTTAAATACCTTTTAAATACCTTTTAAGATATGCAACAGACCTTTTAAAGTATTGGTTTCGTACCCGATGGGAAACCAATCACTTAAATGAATCACTTAAACTTTACCACTAaactttaaatgaaataaatcaCTATATACCAACATTATGAATTCACTGAAACTTTAAAtgaatcatatttcaaattaatcaCTTAAACTTTACCACTATATACCAGacaaaaaacttcaaattaaaatcaGATAAATCActgaaacttatttcaaatgaaatcatatttcaaatgaatcatatttcaaattaaaatcactGAAACTTCAAATGAAATAAACATTATACCAGATAAATTATAAACAACAACAGATTTCCACCATATATACCAGACAAAAAATCATTGAAActttaaatgaaatttaaaaaatgtgaaaataacagtaacaaaaaataatacaagcAGAAAAGGAAATCACGAAACACAAAGAGCTAAAACCAAGTAGAACACAAAGAAATCAGGGAAAGGAATCACGAAaaggaaaaaatttaaaaaagattaaaaaagaaagaagagtacctGAATCGATGTGAGAGGGAAAGACAAGGTTCCGTTCGTGAGAGTAGAGGCCGGAGAaagcttcgatttggagttCGATTTGGGGTTCGATTTGGAGTTCGATTTGAcgagtgagagagaggacgacGGCGATTAGGATGACTGCGagcgagtgagagagagaagacGAATGAGATAAAGGTCGACGTCGCCGGTAGAGGTAGAGGTCGACGACGCTAGGGTTGCATCGCGAGAGAGATGGGTCGTTCTTAGTCTTAGCGTTTAGGGATATCTGATTGTGTTTTTTTACACTTAgcgtttttttgttttttttagtcTTGTGAGAGAGATACTCCATCAACTGATTGGttccaaaaaatattatttttttttttattcaacttgaCTTGTTACATCTGAGGCTAAATATAgccagatatatatatattttagataattgtcgccataattacaagattgccaccgcgtttagttatgcttctggtatattgaagtcagatgtaaaaagtcttgtctatatattttttacatctgtggatattgagACCAGATGAAAAGACTACTGCATATagcgttttacatctgacatatgttcgtcagatgtaaaaagcttaagtaatatgtcatatttgtactagtggggacaaaattatcatttaagcatatttttttatttattttaaaaatgatttaagataattacacatgaacgaAATCTGGATGGACAACAAGCTGTGCTGCTAAACATTTTTGTATAACAAAACTAATTCTTCAAAAAACTACATTCATGGGCTTAGGGGACACAACATTACTATCCCTTTGAACTATTTTATAGAAACGATCTTCAACACTCATTTCTTATAAAAACGATCTTCAACAAATTAAATACCCATATCACAAATCACATTTCTTTTCTATAATCACTTATCTCAACTTCTACACATCATGACTAAGAAAACATGCATAGCTATGGTTCCTTCCTCAGGATTAAGTCATTTAATTCCACAAGTTGAATTTGCCAAACAATTCCTCCAACAACACAATCAATTCATTGTCTCCTTCATAATTCCAACAGATGGTCCTCTCACACCTTCAATGCAACAAATCTTGAACACTCTTCCACCAAACATAAACTTCATTATTCTCCCTCAAGTCAAAAACCTTCCACAACATAGCTACGAACCTGCTACCAAAATGAAACTCGTAGCAAAATACTCTGTTCCATTTCTACAAGAAGCAATAAAATCACTTATTTCAAAAACTCACCTTGTTGCTTTAATCTCTGGTGTATTCTCAACTGATGCACATGAAGTTGCTAAGCAATTCAACTTATCTTCTTACCTTTTCTATCCTTCAGGAGCTTTTACATATTCATTCTTTGTCACTTTGCCGAATCTCGACGACTCTGTTTCATCTGAAACAGAGTACTTATTAGAACCAGCTTATGAAACAGTAATTGTTCCAGGTAGTACAATCACTTTAACTATCGAAGATATTCCAGatataattaaaagtgaaaGATCAAGCATAGTTTACAAATCATTTCTTGATGTGTGTAAGAAATTCTCATTATTTGATGGTGTTATCATAAACACTTTCACTGATTTAGAACCAGAAGTTATAAGGGTTCTTCAAGAAAATGAAAGAGAGAGTAAGAAACCTTGTGTTTATCCTGTGGGACCAATCATTAGAAATGAGTCTAATTGTGAAGAAAACATTAATTTGATGTGTTTAAGGTGGTTGGAAAATCAACAACCAAGTTCTGTTCTTTTTGTATGTTTTGGAAGTGGTGGAACAGTTTCTCATGATCAACTT from Trifolium pratense cultivar HEN17-A07 linkage group LG5, ARS_RC_1.1, whole genome shotgun sequence encodes:
- the LOC123883401 gene encoding hydroquinone glucosyltransferase-like — protein: MTKKTCIAMVPSSGLSHLIPQVEFAKQFLQQHNQFIVSFIIPTDGPLTPSMQQILNTLPPNINFIILPQVKNLPQHSYEPATKMKLVAKYSVPFLQEAIKSLISKTHLVALISGVFSTDAHEVAKQFNLSSYLFYPSGAFTYSFFVTLPNLDDSVSSETEYLLEPAYETVIVPGSTITLTIEDIPDIIKSERSSIVYKSFLDVCKKFSLFDGVIINTFTDLEPEVIRVLQENERESKKPCVYPVGPIIRNESNCEENINLMCLRWLENQQPSSVLFVCFGSGGTVSHDQLNELASGLELSGKKFLWVVRVPNKVTNSAYFVGEKDDPLEYLPNGFLERTKENGLVVSSWAPQVEILGHGSIGGFLSHCGWSSILESVVNGVPMIVWPLFAEQKMNAKLLIDVLKVGVRVNVDDESGIVKREEVAKSVKRIMEGDESLEIRKRIKELSVGAAVATSEDGSSWKALSSLALKLHSF
- the LOC123883400 gene encoding probable leucine-rich repeat receptor-like protein kinase At2g33170; translated protein: MLLYEYMEKGSLGELLHGESSSSLDWYSRFQIALGTAHGLSYLHHDCKPRIIHRDIKSNNILIDHEFEAHVGDFGLAKLIDISKSKSMSAVVGSYGYIAPGVQ